The following proteins are co-located in the Haloarcula marismortui ATCC 43049 genome:
- a CDS encoding metal-dependent hydrolase, which yields MPDLLSHAFIAFTICTLLSLRYDWLTGEYVTVGMAGAFIPDMAKIKLLVDSATVEAALDIPFDWLGVHTLGGAFVAVLVGAVVVNRSDRRRVVGLLSLGAASHLFADALLLKASGRSYEVLWPLTQYHPPTPGLYLSTDIWLTGVTGAIAVSAWLFTAES from the coding sequence ATGCCGGACCTGCTCTCGCACGCTTTCATCGCGTTCACCATCTGTACCCTCCTGTCACTGCGGTACGACTGGCTCACTGGCGAGTATGTGACTGTGGGTATGGCGGGCGCGTTTATTCCGGATATGGCGAAAATCAAGCTCCTAGTGGACTCCGCGACCGTCGAGGCGGCGCTGGACATCCCCTTTGACTGGCTGGGCGTCCACACGCTCGGCGGCGCGTTCGTCGCCGTTCTCGTAGGGGCGGTCGTCGTGAACCGCTCCGACCGACGGCGCGTGGTCGGGTTGCTGTCGCTCGGGGCGGCCAGTCACCTGTTTGCCGATGCGCTCCTGCTGAAGGCCTCTGGACGGTCGTACGAAGTGCTGTGGCCCCTGACACAGTACCACCCGCCAACGCCGGGGCTGTATCTGAGTACGGACATCTGGCTCACGGGCGTCACCGGAGCTATCGCGGTGTCGGCATGGCTGTTCACGGCCGAATCATGA
- a CDS encoding digeranylgeranylglycerophospholipid reductase, with amino-acid sequence MRERFDVVIAGAGPAGAQCARDLAERNYEVLVLESEPEDGFPRQSNKSTAGTFMSAMTGFAIPDDVVMNYTDNVVLESPNDHYVRNQTGAVLEFAEFKQWLVSEGRDKGATYRFDSRVSAPIMENGEIVGVRYDGDEEVYADIVIDATGPAAPLAKELDVCNLQRNHQAIGVEYEFEGVEVDHDDYADLRDAMMLRLDHDLAPGGYSWIFHTGEDTAKVGLCYIQNGSHQKYAKDGMGIDDYLEYWLDSDPRFDDAERIEGTQAHRGSAHIQPPDSMSTDNFMAIGDTVPTVDPLWGEGIHKGMKSARAAAATADSALKPDEPDTSAENLSVYDQLWHSEVAPKHNARLMMTELLYLAPNERYDQLMDDLRSTGQDTLRQINGGDRRAIAKLTHLSDMPILVEYARRRLDI; translated from the coding sequence ATGCGCGAGCGCTTTGACGTGGTAATAGCCGGAGCCGGGCCTGCCGGGGCGCAGTGTGCCCGTGATCTAGCGGAGCGAAACTACGAGGTGCTCGTTCTCGAAAGCGAGCCCGAAGACGGGTTCCCGCGTCAGAGCAACAAGTCCACCGCCGGGACATTCATGTCGGCGATGACGGGCTTTGCCATTCCCGATGACGTGGTGATGAACTACACGGACAACGTCGTCCTTGAGTCCCCTAACGACCACTACGTCCGCAATCAGACCGGAGCCGTTCTGGAGTTTGCGGAGTTCAAACAGTGGCTTGTCTCGGAGGGACGAGACAAGGGCGCGACCTACCGCTTTGACTCCCGCGTCTCGGCCCCCATCATGGAAAACGGTGAGATCGTCGGTGTCCGCTATGACGGCGACGAAGAGGTGTATGCGGACATCGTCATCGACGCCACCGGCCCTGCCGCGCCGCTGGCGAAGGAACTTGACGTGTGTAACCTCCAGCGGAATCATCAGGCTATCGGCGTCGAGTACGAGTTTGAGGGCGTCGAAGTCGACCACGACGACTACGCTGACCTCCGAGATGCGATGATGCTCCGCCTGGATCACGACCTCGCCCCGGGTGGCTACTCCTGGATTTTCCACACCGGCGAAGACACGGCGAAAGTCGGCCTCTGTTACATCCAGAACGGCTCCCACCAGAAGTACGCAAAAGACGGGATGGGCATCGACGACTATCTCGAGTACTGGCTCGATTCGGACCCCCGGTTCGACGACGCCGAGCGAATCGAGGGCACACAGGCCCACCGCGGGTCGGCCCACATCCAGCCCCCTGACTCGATGAGCACGGACAACTTCATGGCTATCGGCGATACTGTTCCGACCGTCGACCCGCTGTGGGGCGAGGGGATTCATAAAGGGATGAAGTCGGCCCGCGCCGCCGCCGCAACGGCTGATTCGGCGCTCAAACCAGACGAACCCGACACCTCGGCGGAGAACCTCTCTGTCTACGACCAACTCTGGCACAGCGAGGTGGCCCCGAAACACAACGCCCGCCTGATGATGACGGAACTGCTGTATCTCGCCCCGAACGAGCGGTACGACCAGCTGATGGACGACCTCCGGAGCACCGGACAGGACACCCTTCGGCAGATCAACGGCGGCGACCGTCGGGCGATTGCGAAGCTAACCCACCTCTCGGATATGCCGATTCTCGTCGAATACGCGCGCCGCCGCCTCGATATTTGA
- a CDS encoding NAD(+)/NADH kinase: MGTPVGVVGDDALADVLRDAGVAVERGSDGAVPKADRVVAVGEDAVATVARAEGDPLVLPVAAGRGVRSVPRDTAVAAVSGLADARIETHPVLHVTMPDGTVEQAFWDVTLVTADAARISEFTIASTADRIGQFRADGVVIATAAGSPGYAHRVDGPILAPSNQAVVAPIAPFATDPDHWVLPVDGLSASIERDEATVELLVDNRVSRHVSYQESITISLGSSVRTAVVDESQSRFE, encoded by the coding sequence ATGGGAACCCCCGTTGGTGTAGTCGGTGACGACGCCCTGGCAGATGTGCTTCGAGACGCCGGCGTGGCAGTTGAACGGGGTAGTGACGGCGCTGTTCCGAAGGCCGACCGAGTCGTCGCTGTTGGCGAGGACGCCGTCGCTACCGTGGCACGGGCCGAGGGTGACCCGCTTGTGTTGCCGGTCGCGGCTGGTCGCGGCGTCCGGTCAGTACCACGGGACACCGCTGTCGCCGCCGTGTCGGGGCTTGCTGACGCCCGGATTGAAACGCATCCCGTTCTCCATGTGACGATGCCTGATGGGACGGTCGAGCAGGCATTCTGGGACGTGACCCTCGTCACTGCTGACGCCGCCCGCATCTCCGAGTTCACTATCGCGTCGACAGCCGACCGCATCGGACAGTTTCGGGCCGACGGTGTCGTCATTGCGACGGCCGCTGGCTCACCGGGCTACGCCCACCGTGTCGACGGCCCGATTCTGGCGCCGTCGAATCAGGCAGTGGTGGCACCGATCGCACCGTTTGCGACCGACCCGGACCACTGGGTGTTGCCTGTCGACGGACTCAGTGCCTCGATTGAGCGCGACGAGGCGACTGTCGAGTTACTTGTCGATAACCGGGTTTCGCGCCACGTCAGCTATCAGGAAAGTATCACGATCTCGCTCGGGTCATCCGTTCGGACTGCTGTCGTCGACGAGAGCCAGTCCAGGTTCGAGTGA
- a CDS encoding DUF7313 family protein — MQPSVTFFGPLDTILGSPTVGGALLIEYVIFGVVIVNFLTRQLAHRSHVKQYKNDGAEAVSRHPAHTFSNIALVVLSFFYMTLHHHGGMVLSVLVLGAVITDFFEFESRKVEARRDIPLERPKGAIVAALVVFMYAGYQSLFWVIKGPWSAIV, encoded by the coding sequence ATGCAGCCATCCGTAACGTTCTTTGGGCCACTGGATACCATTCTGGGGAGCCCCACAGTCGGCGGCGCGCTCCTCATCGAATACGTCATCTTCGGAGTGGTAATTGTAAACTTCCTCACACGGCAGCTCGCCCATAGAAGCCACGTCAAACAGTACAAAAACGATGGTGCGGAGGCGGTTAGCCGACACCCGGCACACACGTTCTCCAACATCGCACTGGTCGTGCTATCGTTTTTCTACATGACGCTCCACCATCACGGTGGGATGGTCCTGTCCGTGCTCGTGCTCGGCGCAGTCATCACTGACTTCTTCGAGTTCGAGTCCCGGAAAGTCGAAGCACGCCGTGACATTCCACTGGAACGACCGAAAGGAGCTATCGTCGCCGCTCTCGTGGTGTTCATGTACGCGGGCTACCAGAGCCTGTTCTGGGTCATCAAGGGTCCTTGGAGCGCCATCGTCTAA
- a CDS encoding DUF7314 family protein, producing the protein MADEFMKGFACLMVGGLGWMTIKGWYNTPSFEGAQLTGELTIEEPTTFDQIALFMGDAFFWFAVLGALTFWVVLPLISEFQAYLNERSA; encoded by the coding sequence ATGGCTGACGAGTTCATGAAGGGGTTCGCGTGCCTCATGGTCGGCGGACTGGGCTGGATGACCATCAAGGGCTGGTACAACACGCCGAGTTTCGAGGGGGCACAGCTCACCGGCGAACTTACTATCGAGGAACCGACCACGTTCGACCAGATCGCTCTGTTCATGGGCGATGCGTTCTTCTGGTTCGCGGTCCTGGGCGCACTGACCTTCTGGGTCGTGCTCCCGCTGATCAGTGAATTCCAGGCGTACCTCAACGAACGGTCGGCATAA
- a CDS encoding DUF7315 family membrane protein yields MTEDQSAGTEDGSERRDVVVPLRVYKAVTVFSTLFAVASVVAGFILVDVATQRASAPASEIDVPVGIAGIACILAGTVVYAFSTRFRTEEMGKSKDDAT; encoded by the coding sequence ATGACAGAGGACCAGTCAGCGGGGACTGAAGACGGGTCGGAGCGGCGGGACGTTGTGGTGCCGCTTCGCGTGTACAAGGCCGTGACAGTGTTTTCAACGCTGTTTGCGGTCGCCAGCGTCGTCGCCGGCTTCATTCTCGTCGACGTGGCAACACAGCGGGCGTCAGCGCCCGCCTCGGAGATCGATGTTCCGGTCGGCATCGCCGGAATCGCGTGCATCCTCGCTGGCACAGTCGTCTATGCGTTTTCGACACGGTTCCGTACCGAGGAAATGGGAAAGTCTAAAGACGACGCTACCTAA
- a CDS encoding cytochrome bc complex cytochrome b subunit, producing the protein MSDNDTDDVRTDGSGTGIVSPDDETPAWSERKERTQGLSRLTYEYFERARREDQDLRQQSDYVERDVLAFPAWPHEMMRNIALTSFFVGMILFVSATLPPEMPNPANSSVTPAIILPDWYLYWSFGLLKLGPLNPDLSILGGSKLMADRTYGVLANVVVVGFVAIVPFLNKGSARRPVEQPFWAAVGMSGVIFSLTIAALSIKNLVPMDSHLLFDLTFLVPIISATITYAVLKTMREGYMFDLNRRYYRLRPPK; encoded by the coding sequence ATGAGCGACAACGACACAGACGACGTTCGCACGGACGGTTCCGGCACCGGTATCGTCTCGCCGGACGACGAGACCCCCGCATGGTCCGAACGCAAAGAGCGGACCCAGGGGCTCTCCCGGCTGACCTACGAGTACTTCGAGCGGGCGCGCCGCGAGGACCAGGACCTTCGCCAGCAGTCGGACTACGTCGAGCGTGACGTGCTCGCGTTCCCGGCTTGGCCCCACGAGATGATGCGCAACATTGCGCTGACTTCCTTCTTTGTGGGCATGATTCTGTTCGTCTCGGCGACACTGCCACCGGAAATGCCGAACCCCGCCAACTCCAGCGTGACGCCGGCGATCATTCTGCCGGACTGGTATCTCTACTGGTCCTTTGGCCTGCTCAAGCTCGGTCCGTTGAACCCGGACCTGAGCATCCTCGGCGGCTCGAAGCTCATGGCTGACCGAACCTACGGTGTGCTGGCAAACGTCGTGGTCGTCGGCTTCGTCGCGATCGTCCCCTTCCTGAACAAGGGGTCTGCACGCCGTCCCGTCGAGCAGCCGTTCTGGGCTGCGGTCGGGATGTCCGGCGTCATCTTCAGCCTGACCATCGCTGCACTGTCCATCAAGAACCTCGTTCCGATGGACTCCCACCTGCTGTTCGACCTGACGTTCCTCGTCCCCATCATCAGCGCGACGATCACCTACGCGGTGCTCAAGACGATGCGCGAGGGCTACATGTTCGACCTCAACCGTCGGTACTACCGGCTGCGACCGCCGAAGTAA
- a CDS encoding cytochrome b, whose translation MSLERKDEHDHKGWMESRELTPIESVYLTVLIWLDKRLRVVDYLEILEDLYYKVNMQMPKSHTEQYNLDNKFWYWYPLYALGSFSTVAYIVAAISGALLGFYYAPAAAAADGSPTVAYDSVMLIMGQLNLGYFLRSVHRWAAQIMVAAVFLHMLRVYFTGAYKEPRELNWLIGIVLISLTLVFGYTGYLLPWSQLSFWAGQIGVEMSLSIPLIGEWVAQLMFGGFTLSQATLQRMYILHVFFLPFITTAIIAVHIGIVWMQGIAEPH comes from the coding sequence ATGAGTCTCGAACGCAAAGACGAACACGATCACAAAGGCTGGATGGAATCGCGCGAGCTGACACCGATCGAATCGGTGTACCTGACCGTGCTCATCTGGCTCGACAAACGGCTGCGCGTTGTTGACTATCTGGAGATCCTCGAGGATCTCTACTACAAGGTCAACATGCAGATGCCGAAGAGCCACACGGAACAGTACAACCTCGACAACAAATTCTGGTACTGGTACCCACTGTATGCACTCGGGTCGTTCTCGACAGTTGCGTACATCGTTGCCGCGATATCAGGCGCGCTGCTGGGCTTCTACTACGCTCCGGCCGCCGCGGCTGCTGACGGGTCGCCGACGGTCGCGTACGACTCAGTGATGCTTATCATGGGCCAGCTCAACCTCGGCTACTTCCTGCGCTCGGTCCACCGCTGGGCCGCGCAGATTATGGTTGCCGCGGTGTTCCTCCACATGCTCCGTGTGTACTTCACCGGGGCATACAAGGAACCGCGCGAGCTGAACTGGCTCATCGGCATCGTCCTGATCTCGCTGACGCTGGTGTTCGGATACACCGGCTACCTGCTGCCGTGGAGCCAGCTATCGTTCTGGGCCGGCCAGATCGGTGTCGAGATGTCCCTCTCCATCCCGCTTATCGGTGAGTGGGTTGCACAGCTGATGTTCGGCGGGTTCACGCTTTCGCAGGCCACGCTACAGCGGATGTACATCCTGCACGTGTTCTTCCTGCCGTTCATCACGACTGCCATCATCGCGGTCCACATCGGCATCGTCTGGATGCAGGGGATCGCTGAACCACACTAA
- a CDS encoding DUF7318 family protein: protein MASEGSTYGDIHRYEPPRESTAAAVGIVLLTIIQVGLVGLFTYGMIAGWASGIGTTLTVRLIEANMFMGGVLTAIFIDLSFIMLLYRKEFLPDVMIVKKRRRKWEDLYIRQEDVDGTTMADGDKLAETFKRAVYPYYKK, encoded by the coding sequence ATGGCATCCGAAGGCTCCACCTACGGCGATATTCACCGGTACGAACCGCCACGCGAGAGCACGGCAGCGGCTGTCGGCATCGTGCTCCTGACGATCATTCAGGTCGGCCTTGTCGGGCTCTTCACCTACGGCATGATTGCCGGGTGGGCGTCCGGTATCGGGACGACGTTGACGGTCCGCCTCATCGAGGCCAATATGTTCATGGGCGGCGTGTTGACGGCGATATTCATCGACCTGTCGTTCATCATGCTGCTGTACCGCAAGGAGTTCCTTCCCGACGTGATGATCGTCAAGAAGCGCCGTCGCAAGTGGGAAGACCTCTACATCCGTCAGGAAGACGTCGACGGCACGACGATGGCGGACGGCGACAAGCTCGCAGAGACATTCAAACGCGCAGTGTACCCATACTACAAGAAATAA
- a CDS encoding halocyanin domain-containing protein — translation MNRREFVRTAGGAAGAAATLSATGAAAAQEEGGDGAKTVPDYGGFLDSVGNFDGSTVDATGQDTVTVEVGVQANGGAYGFGPPAVHVDNGATVQFEWTGNGGGHNVVSDGDGPLDSGSTASSAGVNYEHTFEEDGIYPYLCVPHEGLNMKGAIVVGEEYPTQTIGGGGPVEVDPHYAGVPIQPHFVGFGAGLAVIIPLIFTFFQLKYGESPHTSGGNN, via the coding sequence ATGAATAGACGGGAGTTCGTCCGGACAGCAGGGGGGGCCGCCGGTGCTGCGGCGACCCTCAGCGCCACCGGCGCGGCCGCCGCACAGGAGGAAGGCGGTGACGGTGCCAAAACCGTCCCGGACTACGGCGGTTTCCTGGATTCGGTCGGGAACTTCGACGGGTCGACCGTCGACGCGACCGGGCAGGACACAGTAACTGTCGAGGTCGGCGTGCAGGCCAACGGCGGCGCGTACGGATTCGGTCCGCCAGCCGTCCACGTGGACAACGGCGCGACCGTCCAGTTCGAATGGACGGGTAACGGTGGCGGCCACAACGTCGTCTCTGACGGCGACGGTCCGCTGGACTCCGGCAGCACGGCCTCCAGTGCCGGCGTCAACTACGAGCACACCTTCGAGGAGGACGGCATTTACCCGTACCTCTGTGTCCCCCACGAGGGACTCAACATGAAAGGGGCGATTGTTGTCGGCGAGGAGTACCCGACACAGACAATCGGCGGCGGCGGCCCGGTTGAGGTCGACCCACACTACGCCGGCGTCCCGATTCAGCCCCACTTCGTTGGGTTCGGCGCTGGACTTGCAGTCATCATCCCGCTGATCTTCACCTTCTTCCAGCTGAAGTACGGCGAGTCGCCCCACACTAGCGGAGGGAACAACTGA
- a CDS encoding DUF7319 domain-containing protein yields the protein MADPDSTSPTEDERGNTPADAVAAETEPGEPGATGDSAETAGAGESGDDGESGEALDTEALRKQVEEKYDFDNFGPADMAEMTAEEWDVAFDEESWIIGDELLDRVARDLRNRVANRDVFARIERHQDPPRVLAYSDEGYAIVYPDGSLEGEGTVMRDVKPTVALCSMDSYDVPENVPDRPLPQPEEVPEGGGELGNWMLQAIAGAQFLAGVALLGGAALATGGVIGNRGTSIALLVVAGVAFIGVSLVLFFTVANARLSDTFRSEEYRDRLRAIGLEDGERPEFVPELSPQNSGSEEGAGETDEAG from the coding sequence ATGGCCGACCCGGACTCGACGTCTCCCACGGAGGACGAGCGCGGGAACACCCCTGCGGATGCGGTAGCTGCCGAAACCGAGCCTGGCGAACCCGGAGCTACGGGCGACAGCGCTGAGACGGCCGGTGCTGGCGAGTCGGGCGATGATGGCGAGTCGGGCGAGGCACTTGATACGGAGGCGCTCCGGAAGCAGGTCGAAGAAAAGTACGACTTCGACAACTTCGGCCCGGCGGACATGGCCGAGATGACCGCCGAGGAGTGGGACGTTGCCTTCGACGAGGAATCCTGGATCATTGGCGACGAACTCCTCGACCGAGTTGCGCGGGACCTGCGAAACCGCGTGGCGAACCGTGATGTGTTCGCTCGCATCGAGCGGCATCAGGACCCGCCGCGGGTGCTCGCGTACTCCGACGAGGGCTACGCAATCGTCTATCCCGATGGGAGCCTCGAAGGTGAGGGGACCGTCATGCGTGACGTAAAGCCCACGGTCGCGCTGTGTTCCATGGATTCCTACGACGTACCTGAGAACGTCCCTGACAGGCCCCTCCCCCAGCCGGAAGAGGTCCCCGAGGGCGGTGGCGAACTCGGAAACTGGATGTTACAGGCGATTGCCGGGGCACAGTTCCTTGCTGGGGTTGCCCTGCTCGGGGGTGCAGCACTGGCGACCGGTGGCGTCATCGGCAACAGGGGGACCAGCATCGCGCTGCTAGTCGTGGCTGGTGTTGCCTTCATCGGTGTGTCGCTTGTCCTCTTTTTCACCGTCGCAAACGCGCGGCTCTCGGACACGTTCCGCTCTGAGGAGTACCGGGACAGACTGCGGGCAATCGGACTCGAGGATGGCGAACGACCGGAGTTCGTTCCGGAGCTGAGCCCGCAGAATTCGGGGTCTGAAGAGGGGGCTGGCGAAACTGACGAAGCCGGGTAA
- a CDS encoding DUF7321 family protein — MVSDGLVATVVLLSVSLSLPCFLYGAYYIIETEPVTWDVLIHHLKFVTTGLVLTTVPMVFWMIPRLPDQLGGLSAVHAMLGLQAYALLAFGGTGIVRIFRAKREHDLYNEYDEDLLLDEIGDETFSHWRSRLRIGVFGYVIFWLLAYLVGIARYALRYVA; from the coding sequence ATGGTGTCGGACGGCCTCGTGGCCACAGTCGTGTTACTGTCGGTGAGCCTCAGCCTCCCCTGTTTCCTGTATGGTGCGTACTACATCATCGAGACGGAGCCAGTCACCTGGGACGTGCTGATACATCACCTGAAGTTCGTCACAACAGGGCTGGTGTTGACCACCGTCCCAATGGTGTTCTGGATGATCCCGCGCCTGCCGGACCAGCTTGGTGGCCTGTCTGCTGTCCACGCGATGCTCGGCCTGCAAGCCTACGCGCTGCTTGCCTTCGGTGGCACAGGAATCGTCCGCATCTTCCGCGCGAAGCGAGAGCACGACCTCTACAACGAGTACGACGAGGACCTGTTGCTGGACGAAATCGGCGACGAGACGTTCAGCCACTGGCGTTCTCGGCTCCGCATCGGGGTGTTCGGCTACGTCATCTTCTGGCTGCTGGCGTATCTGGTCGGTATCGCCCGGTACGCCCTCCGGTACGTGGCGTGA
- a CDS encoding universal stress protein, with protein sequence MYEHILFPTDGSDGAAAALAHARNLAETHDATLHIMTVLDTSSPHIGMTSAGPEGATTGMIAEEHDESEPGMVGEDHNIESSLQERSQAIVEAAADEVDTVDTVTAIERGPPHRAILDYADENAIDLIVMGTHGRTGIERYLLGSVAEKVVRTSDVPVLTARFSDDES encoded by the coding sequence ATGTACGAACACATCCTCTTTCCAACCGACGGTAGTGACGGAGCAGCAGCCGCACTCGCGCATGCACGCAATCTCGCCGAGACGCACGACGCGACGTTACACATCATGACGGTGCTCGATACGTCGTCGCCGCACATTGGGATGACCTCCGCAGGCCCGGAGGGAGCGACGACTGGCATGATTGCGGAGGAACACGACGAGTCGGAGCCGGGCATGGTCGGTGAAGACCACAACATCGAATCGTCGCTACAGGAGCGGTCACAGGCCATCGTCGAGGCAGCGGCGGACGAGGTCGACACAGTCGACACCGTCACCGCCATTGAGCGCGGTCCCCCGCACAGAGCAATCCTCGACTACGCGGACGAGAACGCCATCGACCTCATCGTCATGGGGACCCACGGCCGGACGGGCATTGAACGGTATTTGCTCGGTAGCGTCGCCGAAAAAGTCGTTCGCACGTCCGACGTGCCAGTGCTCACTGCGCGTTTCAGTGACGACGAAAGCTGA
- the nth gene encoding endonuclease III, with protein sequence MGTPLESREEQATEVVDRLHEEYPDSTISLNYSSRLELLIAVVLSAQCTDERVNEVTADLFEKYQGAEDYAAASEEQLAEDIYGITFHNNKGGYLQGIGEILTEEHDGEVPDTMSALTDLPGVGRKTANVVLQHGHDIVEGIVVDTHVQRLSRRLELTEEERPEAIEQDLLDVVPESEWQQFTHLLIDHGRAVCGARSADCEACVLADICPSEKGDSEVDLASGEAW encoded by the coding sequence ATGGGAACGCCGCTGGAGTCACGCGAGGAACAGGCAACAGAGGTCGTCGACCGACTACATGAGGAATACCCCGACTCGACGATTTCACTGAACTACAGTAGCCGCCTGGAACTGCTAATTGCCGTCGTCCTTTCGGCGCAGTGTACCGATGAGCGAGTCAATGAGGTCACAGCAGACCTATTCGAGAAGTACCAGGGTGCCGAGGACTACGCTGCGGCCTCCGAGGAGCAACTCGCTGAGGACATCTACGGCATAACGTTCCACAACAACAAGGGCGGCTATCTCCAGGGAATCGGTGAGATTCTGACCGAAGAACACGACGGCGAGGTCCCGGACACGATGTCCGCCCTCACTGACCTCCCGGGTGTCGGCCGTAAAACGGCGAACGTCGTCCTCCAGCATGGCCACGACATCGTCGAGGGCATCGTGGTCGACACGCACGTCCAGCGGCTCTCGCGGCGGCTGGAGCTCACCGAAGAAGAGCGCCCGGAAGCCATCGAGCAGGACCTGCTCGACGTGGTGCCGGAGAGCGAGTGGCAACAGTTTACGCACCTGCTCATCGACCACGGGCGAGCCGTGTGTGGTGCGCGCTCGGCCGACTGCGAGGCGTGCGTGCTCGCGGACATCTGTCCCTCGGAGAAGGGCGACAGCGAGGTCGACCTCGCCAGCGGCGAGGCATGGTAG
- a CDS encoding GNAT family N-acetyltransferase, with protein sequence MSGPAFIHGERVTLHPQQATDSDLLQQLLNEPQVRHNIGFNEPLSEPAAEDLNARGADTHFVVCVDDDPVGTCMLHEDHHPWGFGVLGYSICPDHWGNGYATDAVDCLAQYAFQELRLNKLGADCYATNPASARVLEKVGFQQEGRRRDHAFVNGDYVDLLEYGLLADNWAP encoded by the coding sequence GTGTCAGGACCAGCGTTCATCCACGGTGAGCGCGTGACGCTCCACCCGCAGCAAGCAACCGATAGCGACCTGCTACAGCAGCTATTAAACGAGCCGCAGGTCCGGCACAACATCGGGTTCAACGAGCCACTCTCCGAGCCAGCCGCCGAAGACCTCAACGCCCGTGGTGCTGACACGCACTTCGTCGTCTGTGTGGACGATGATCCGGTGGGAACGTGTATGTTGCACGAAGACCACCACCCGTGGGGATTCGGTGTGCTCGGGTACTCGATCTGTCCGGACCACTGGGGCAACGGCTACGCGACCGATGCTGTGGACTGTCTCGCACAGTATGCGTTTCAGGAACTGCGACTGAACAAACTCGGTGCGGACTGCTACGCCACCAACCCGGCCTCCGCACGTGTGCTGGAAAAAGTGGGATTCCAGCAGGAGGGACGACGGCGCGACCACGCCTTCGTCAACGGCGACTACGTAGATCTGCTGGAGTACGGCCTGCTCGCCGATAACTGGGCTCCATGA
- a CDS encoding GNAT family N-acetyltransferase, with protein MPGPAFLRGETVTLRTVEGEDVEFLQETVNNPDVRHGLSATEPISEQAEREWVESVTSGETDDVHLLICVDGEAVGIIGLNDVTDRIGMAELGYWLTPDAWGNGYATDAARRLTEYAFQERRFHRVYAKVFVGNEGSQRVLEKTGFQREGTLRDHWFRDGRYEDVYIYGLLEGELDHGE; from the coding sequence ATGCCCGGACCAGCATTCCTCCGGGGCGAAACAGTAACGCTCCGAACGGTCGAAGGCGAAGATGTCGAGTTCCTGCAAGAGACAGTCAACAATCCGGATGTCAGGCACGGTCTCTCGGCCACAGAGCCGATCTCCGAACAGGCTGAGCGTGAGTGGGTCGAATCCGTCACCAGCGGCGAGACTGATGACGTGCATCTGCTCATCTGCGTCGACGGCGAGGCGGTCGGTATAATCGGTCTGAACGATGTCACAGACCGGATCGGAATGGCCGAACTTGGCTACTGGCTCACGCCGGATGCGTGGGGCAACGGCTACGCGACCGACGCCGCCCGGAGGCTCACCGAGTACGCCTTTCAGGAGCGTCGATTCCATCGAGTGTACGCGAAGGTCTTCGTCGGCAACGAGGGCTCCCAGCGCGTGCTTGAAAAGACGGGGTTCCAGCGAGAGGGGACGCTGCGGGACCACTGGTTCCGCGATGGCCGCTACGAAGACGTGTACATCTACGGTCTGTTAGAGGGCGAACTGGACCACGGTGAGTAG
- a CDS encoding redoxin domain-containing protein — protein MLSPGDPAPDFDLQGTADGGAGAYRLSAATNRAPAVVAFVPGDDPESRTVLSALADADWASVSDAVAVFGVLPAGIDDCRSLAAALSLPYPLLADTHGVATQFGVRKQGGSIQRAAFVVDQRCRVQVATVFDDTDGTMPAIDTVLRGLAEL, from the coding sequence ATGCTCTCCCCTGGTGACCCTGCCCCGGATTTCGACCTGCAAGGGACCGCGGACGGAGGTGCTGGTGCCTATCGGTTGTCGGCTGCGACGAACCGCGCGCCGGCGGTCGTGGCGTTCGTTCCCGGCGACGACCCCGAGTCGCGGACCGTCCTCAGTGCGCTGGCCGATGCAGACTGGGCGAGCGTATCGGATGCCGTGGCTGTCTTTGGCGTTCTCCCAGCAGGTATCGACGACTGCCGGTCGCTCGCGGCGGCGTTGTCGCTTCCCTACCCGCTGCTGGCCGACACTCACGGCGTCGCTACGCAGTTCGGCGTCCGAAAACAGGGCGGGAGTATCCAACGAGCGGCGTTCGTCGTCGACCAGCGATGTCGTGTTCAGGTGGCAACTGTGTTCGACGACACCGACGGGACCATGCCGGCCATCGACACGGTTCTGCGTGGCCTTGCTGAGTTGTAG